One window from the genome of Sebastes umbrosus isolate fSebUmb1 chromosome 12, fSebUmb1.pri, whole genome shotgun sequence encodes:
- the LOC119498499 gene encoding M1-specific T cell receptor alpha chain-like, with translation MIFGSGTKLHVNDKEEYKPSFYKLSDGETTACLATGFSHLQAANITHIDIFINTSAVRIGEDSLFNEVALLSKGDEDKCQRAEDGAASELCEDTLEPDAKVNLMSLTILGLRLLFLKTIVFNVLLTLRLWISH, from the exons aagAGGAGTACAAGCCGTCCTTCTACAAGCTGTCTGACGGTGAGACCACAGCATGTCTGGCCACCGGCTTCAGCCATCTGCAGGCAGCAAACATTACACATATTGACATCTTCATAAACACGAGTGCCGTCCGAATAGGCGAAGATTCGCTGTTCAACGAGGTGGCTTTGTTGTCTAAAGGCGATGAGGACAAATGTCAACGAG CTGAAGATGGAGCTGCGTCTGAACTGTGTGAAGACACTCTGGAACCAG ATGCCAAGGTGAACCTGATGTCTCTGACCATCCTGGGCCTCAGGCTGCTGTTCCTCAAGACCATCGTCTTCAACGTCCTGTTGACCCTTCGTCTGTGGATCAGTCACT ga